A part of Carassius carassius chromosome 32, fCarCar2.1, whole genome shotgun sequence genomic DNA contains:
- the LOC132112763 gene encoding protein Jade-1-like, which translates to MKRSRVPSTSEDSDNGSNSTSWSQHSKHRKQNGKRPSEVFRTDLITAMKLHDSYQLNPEDYYELADPWRQEWEKGVQVPVSPDTIPECTVHTVAEKCPAPLFIKPKKLIRSSESSMLGYVGIQTLADGMCRYDLNEEDVVWLQIANEEFSKMGMQLLDELTMERVMEEFERRCYDNMSHAMETEEGLGIEYDEDVVCDVCQSPDGEDGNEMVFCDKCNICVHQACYGILKVPEGSWLCRTCALGIFPKCHLCPKKGGAMKPTRSGTKWVHVSCALWIPEVSIGNPEKMEPITNVSHIPSNRWALICCLCKEKTGACIQCSAKSCRVAFHVTCGLQCGLKMNTILTEADEVKFKSFCPKHSGMDWNEEEGDDDRPVKVQTSEKRGRNRGVDMSSSSQPRLAQNPEETRLSERKLRVQQLEDEFFRFVAADEVAEHLQLPLESVDFLFQYWKLKRKVNFNQPLIMPKKEEEDSLARREQEVLLRRLRLFTHLRQDLERVRNLTYMVSRRERIKRSLCRVQEQIFHHHIRLLEQGRVAGISSTRRLEEAMFTFRKAPPVPTSPQPLKGHCGQNSALGTAVQNHEKGSNPSKVSKHIEADKPAKMPRLESLVMDCVPSSGVIDSGSGACKTATSATAKCSEGRLMGGEPHRRDEESEHPLEDRRRRSKLWELRQSKSMEDTVKNETEHDNMDDRLLLSHNRTTASSVVTASNTYNGSLRKTNPCQHQGKIVPNGRHLKNWGSFRIPKRSERISKGKDGPDGNDVADQNSSLKTFNTSPASSPQIRTRLRTGSENRSHVEESDLGQSEQGKRCHTQRLRSPMTRRYGSDVIQRGVLAS; encoded by the exons ATGAAGCGAAGCCGTGTCCCGAGCACCAGTGAGGACTCAGATAATGGAA GTAACTCCACTTCCTGGTCTCAGCACTCCAAGCACAGGAAACAGAATGGAAAAAGACCCTCAGAG GTGTTCAGGACAGACCTGATCACTGCTATGAAGCTGCATGATTCATACCAGCTGAATCCAGAGGATTATTATGAGCTGGCCGATCCCTGGCGGCAGGAGTGGGAGAAAGGGGTTCAAGTTCCTGTTAGTCCTGACACCATTCCGGAGTGTACTGTGCA CACTGTAGCTGAGAAATGCCCCGCTCCTCTGTTCATCAAGCCGAAGAAGCTGATTCGCTCATCTGAGTCATCAATGCTGGGGTACGTGGGTATACAGACGCTGGCTGATGGCATGTGTCGTTATGATCTGAATGAGGAGGACGTCGTTTGGCTGCAGATCGCTAATGAGGAGTTCAGCAAGATGG GCATGCAACTCCTGGATGAGCTGACGATGGAGCGGGTCATGGAAGAGTTTGAGCGCCGTTGTTATGACAACATGAGCCACGCTATGGAAACGGAGGAGGGGCTTGGCATCGAGTACGATGAGGACGTGGTGTGTGACGTCTGTCAGTCCCCCGACGGCGAGGACGGCAATGAAATGGTGTTCTGTGACAAGTGCAACATCTGTGtgcatcag GCGTGTTACGGTATACTGAAGGTTCCTGAGGGCAGCTGGCTTTGTCGAACCTGTGCGCTGGGCATCTTTCCCAAATGCCATCTGTGTCCTAAAAAAGGCGGGGCTATGAAACCCACTCGAAGTGGCACCAAGTGGGTCCACGTCAGCTGTGCCCTCTGGATACCAGAA GTAAGCATTGGTAACCCTGAGAAGATGGAGCCTATCACTAATGTGTCTCATATACCCAGCAACAGATGGGCTCTAATATGCTGCCTGTGTAAAGAGAAGACAGGAGCTTGTATTCAG TGTTCTGCCAAAAGTTGCCGAGTGGCGTTCCACGTGACTTGTGGTCTGCAGTGTGGGCTGAAGATGAACACAATTCTCACAGAGGCGGATGAAGTCAAGTTTAAGTCTTTTTGTCCCAAACACTCAGGCATGGACTGGAATGAGGAAGAGGGAGATGATGACAGGCCAGTGAAGGTCCAGACAAGCGAAAAGAGAGGGAGAAATCGAGGAGTGGACATGTCATCCTCATCACAGCCCAGACTCGCACAAAACCCAGAAGAGACCAGACTCAGCGAGCGCAAACTTCGAGTCCAGCAGCTGGAGGACGAGTTCTTTCGCTTCGTCGCCGCTGATGAAGTTGCAGAGCACCTGCAGTTGCCCTTGGAATCTGTGGACTTCCTGTTCCAATACTGGAAATTGAAAAGAAAGGTGAATTTTAACCAGCCGCTCATCATGCCGAAGAAAGAGGAAGAGGACAGCCTTGCCCGGCGGGAACAGGAAGTCCTTTTGCGGCGACTCCGTCTCTTCACGCATTTAAGACAGGATCTAGAGAGG GTGCGTAATTTGACATACATGGTCAGCCGTCGGGAGAGAATTAAACGAAGCTTGTGTCGAGTGCAGGAGCAGATCTTTCATCACCACATCAGGCTGCTCGAACAGGGACGCGTCGCTG GTATATCTTCTACTAGACGTTTGGAAGAGGCTATGTTTACCTTTCGGAAGGCACCTCCTGTACCTACATCCCCCCAGCCTCTGAAGGGTCACTGTGGCCAGAACAGTGCCCTGGGCACCGCTGTTCAAAATCATGAGAAAGGAAGCAACCCTTCGAAAGTCTCAAAGCATATTGAAGCAGACAAGCCTGCAAAGATGCCCCGACTGGAAAGCCTGGTCATGGACTGTGTGCCCAGTTCTGGGGTCATCGATTCAGGCTCTGGAGCTTGTAAGACTGCAACATCAGCTACAGCGAAATGCTCGGAGGGCAGGCTGATGGGAGGTGAGCCTCATAGAAGAGATGAGGAAAGCGAGCACCCCCTGGAGGACAGGAGGAGAAGGAGCAAGCTGTGGGAACTGAGACAGTCGAAGTCTATGGAGGACACGGTGAAGAACGAGACTGAGCATGACAACATGGACGACAGGCTACTGCTGTCTCACAACAGAACCACTGCTAGTTCTGTAGTCACTGCTTCGAACACATATAACGGATCACTGAGGAAGACAAACCCATGTCAACATCAGGGAAAAATAGTGCCGAATGGGCGGCATCTGAAAAACTGGGGCAGTTTCAGAATCCCTAAACGGAGTGAAAGAATATCAAAGGGGAAAGATGGACCGGACGGCAATGACGTGGCGGACCAAAATTCTtccttaaaaacatttaatacaaGTCCCGCCTCCTCCCCACAAATTAGGACCCGGCTGCGGACAGGAAGTGAGAACCGAAGCCACGTTGAAGAGTCTGAtcttggccaatcagaacaggGCAAGAGGTGTCACACCCAAAGACTTCGCAGCCCGATGACTAGACGTTACGGTTCGGACGTGATCCAGCGTGGAGTTCTTGCGTCATGA